The DNA sequence CTGAAGGCTTATGCAGCGGAGCAGGGCGTGCCTGGCGCAGAATCTCTCGGTGCCGACATCTACCTTGAAAAGGTGATGCCCCTTGGGGCTGGTCTTGGCGGTGGCAGTGCAGACGCTGCGGCAACTCTTCGTCTCTTGAACCGCATGTGGAATTTGAACTACCTGCCTGAAATTCTGGAAGGCATTGGTGCAAAGCTTGGCGCCGATGTGCCGTTCTTGGTTCGTGGCGGTACTGCCTTTGCCGAAGGTATCGGTGAAAAGCTCACCTTTATGGACCCACTGCAGCTGCCCGAAGGCGAATACCTGCTGATTTGCACCCCGCTGGATGCCGTTCCTACCAAGGATGCCTATGCTGGCGTTGCC is a window from the Fibrobacter sp. genome containing:
- a CDS encoding 4-(cytidine 5'-diphospho)-2-C-methyl-D-erythritol kinase, with product LKAYAAEQGVPGAESLGADIYLEKVMPLGAGLGGGSADAAATLRLLNRMWNLNYLPEILEGIGAKLGADVPFLVRGGTAFAEGIGEKLTFMDPLQLPEGEYLLICTPLDAVPTKDAYAGVAKSGPARWDEYKASWSTLNSQKGVFSPVAGACDLFNAFEGSVFPLHPLVEQMKAEFLRQGAKCALMSGSGASVFGIFASKDLAQKAAEAMKSISRYQKVTRFFTGF